Proteins from one Falco naumanni isolate bFalNau1 chromosome 10, bFalNau1.pat, whole genome shotgun sequence genomic window:
- the FNDC11 gene encoding fibronectin type III domain-containing protein 11: protein MAKAMARQQGKGMAATMTMRPAVVSSASWASTNLTPDGFNTSEQRWGAAAIGFALPPCFHTRQEMTQPRLFVRVEVTMKREGMRAGTLLSGGSALPTGHRSHLSFGIMAVISNEFETSLDSTTHSEAQDNASWEQYSERSSFVLQFLNSTLSLHHLQHHRKKAELLSKCYFYLDIEPKHVTVTEQNQVMHRTNILQLIDPRQFQRMKKVGKTQTEIQLSLLTELLEQLERGREELSHYVETYDTVTFLSRWDMIMQRLSKLSEYMETLTSLQVPGKLHVKHPMVSQVDLRGTMLPNIRVSLRTKMPLIFDRNESFAHKDWATLKWFAEDQKSHLERYELHVRLLTGGSQAEVGYGRIQVVTSNTCVVRDLQPGSSYTFLIRRSNTHTLVFERWHDSITLTTQTDAVGDADRSAWIPKG from the exons ATGGCGAAGGCCAtggccaggcagcagggcaagggcaTGGCAGCCACCATGACCATGAGGCCAGCTGTGGTCTCCAGTGCCAGTTGGGCAAGCACCAACCTCACCCCGGACGGATTTAACACCAGCGAGCAGAGGTGGGGTGCCGCCGCCATCGGCTTcgctctccctccctgctttcaTACACG CCAGGAGATGACTCAGCCGAGGCTCTTTGTGCGGGTGGAGGTGACGATGAAACGTGAGGGTATGAGAGCCGGCACTCTGTTGAGTGGGGGCTCCGCTCTCCCCACCGGCCACCGTAGT CACCTGAGCTTTGGAATCATGGCTGTGATTTCGAATGAATTTGAAACCAGTTTGGACAGTACCACACACAGTGAAGCACAAGACAATGCCAGCTGGGAGCAGTACTCAGAAAGGAGCAGCTTTGTTCTGCAGTTCCTGAACTCCACCCTGAGCCTGCACCACCTCCAGCACCACCGGAAAAAAGCTGAGCTTCTGAGCAAATGTTACTTTTACTTAGATATTGAGCCCAAACACGTGACCGTGACAGAACAGAACCAAGTGATGCATCGCACTAACATCTTGCAACTAATAGACCCCAGGCAATTCCAGAGGATGAAGAAGGTGGGAAAAACCCAGACTGAAATCCAGCTGTCGCTTCTAACTGAGCTCTTAGAACAACTGGAACGAGGTCGGGAGGAGCTGAGCCATTACGTAGAGACTTATGACACTGTAACTTTTCTTTCCCGGTGGGACATGATTATGCAGAGGCTGTCCAAGCTCTCTGAGTATATGGAAACTCTCACTTCCTTGCAAGTGCCGGGAAAGCTCCATGTCAAGCACCCGATGGTGTCACAAGTAGATCTCAGAGGTACTATGCTTCCCAACATTAGGGTTTCTCTCCGTACCAAGATGCCACTGATTTTTGATCGAAATGAATCATTTGCACACAAGGACTGGGCCACACTCAAGTGGTTTGCCGAAGATCAAAAGTCACACCTTGAACGATATGAACTGCACGTGAGGCTACTGACAGGTGGGAGTCAGGCAGAAGTGGGATATGGTAGGATTCAGGTAGTCACCTCCAACACGTGTGTAGTCCGGGACTTGCAGCCTGGCAGTTCATACACTTTCCTCATCAGAAGATCAAACACTCACACTCTTGTTTTTGAAAGATGGCACGACAGCATTACATTGACGACACAAACTGATGCTGTTGGAGATGCAGACAGAAGTGCTTGGATACCAAAAGGATGA
- the HELZ2 gene encoding helicase with zinc finger domain 2, translating into MPTANGPAVPLGSLQQQLELRLVCSKCSIKENEITYQLREVEHRCMYEILLARCHSRRSSAWRKVSRRPGFPNPARYAVCRYYTAGLGCSRHKSQCTFAWSSEEAIVWNFEREQQLERRQLKAAVLQEQLEGHPATTPNPTASAASEIASEFGGQFQEICKHCFFGCPQRISVGGQGRLCKSHRTWDPLLVHVVSDSRRKQQYSAIRPFPEFMPTLSYCRFVSKGQPCKHGPQRCRYAHSDVEMAIWEAEREHGLVRSDLLPAVGTSSTNGELVASTPMQFYCRVCLVTFSSQESFESHCASVEHVQMLSDDSSVQWVHRTPPLGLTKFSLCSRAEVCEMGNSCTKAHSPEELQEWIQRVKVAVKKKKQALKEGLLSYQDRLIAEYQMCSNEVLIMAEHVEGVRVVCKQPLHVQSEDRKMKYCWKFKVHSQMPLQHVALLKREPGVNFYLSGNGLSRGLHYIRGEHVATLASSPPAALVEVCMECCTLGIFEQWVVFDFGKRPVLMQKIKVKVGRRETPQHIPSSRESSRPVNFVRWDRGNRIIVPSVPRTGEDMALLAKYKPPALALDYQSEGGATVPITRLNYRERMHRFLFREEEAEQALVAKLNLRVLIMLTPMLQSLSVGMKFALSGELFAEVPTPYNLSPDTDEGYLLSRSVPTAFLALDPPVDNRVYEVSVEHKATTEKTIWLQIPKRCCLELKFKPNTSHKVEIQFQIDQLLFRQWHQAVDRLLDEKLVLPDVASCSVPYSLGSPQKGNSKQKLAISFITGQATTSRQVPPLLIYGPFGTGKTFTLAMATMEILRQPKTRVLICTHTNSAADIYIREYFHNYVTNGHPWAVPLRIISTDRPINLTDSITQMYCCISPDQRSFRHPTQVEIDRHRIIITTSMLSKNLKVAPGYFTHIMIDEAAQMLECEALVPLSYATFETRIVLAGDHMQITPKLFCVEDGQSADHTLLNRLFQFYQKEKHEVAMKSRIIFNENYRSTAGIIEFVSKHFYIGKGNAIQASGNIPPHPEIYPLVFCHVSGVAERDMSMISWHNASEIIQVVEKVKEIYQRWPDEWGVRDLKRICVVSHGMQVSATRQELRKKQLQEVVVENYENLPGREFRVIIISTVHTSESLRLSASHHLEFFNEARVLNTIMTRAQSLVVVVGDAVALCSHGQCSKVWKRFIQQCIEKGSIFPENLTMAQIKQAACDKESWSKRSPEGDEEDSDTDSWSSEAESMNPDDPILQELLDESKNVLVTVSEEGLLNVKSEASNLWKDRQEYVSFSSRMMQEYLHMHPKMYKRCELIKEGFDRASAFTLNDSPAMTIQIKGRVHCGTAFTGDEVLVEILQNITADSGSHRPQGKVVGILKRAEREWTFICMMDEFDPRVMIPIDPTVTKIFVPGLKEKPNVIPIRRLVNGKYRVISCEKISQEMRRCQLFCVQVISWREGFYYPLGIITEILHAALTLEEGLKILNLEYSLEKKYPSAVTKELAKYASSSKLNFTKENLKDCRKYLTFTVDPKGARDLDDAVSVRDLGHHYEIGIHIADVAAIIPKGSALDLEAKKRGVTYYAPSQEPLSMFPPHISQDVCSLLPQKDRRVISLFVTVEKTTDRMLKGVFTISVICSDRQLSYEEAELCIKSHYRGASEPLRFDTLEDCIAVAYHFSRIHRKFRLQEDCFYDRLDEESSPGNRGSHQMIEELMIMFNSFVAEFLTNQEDTRNATPLRCQCEPNPQQLSLMKNKYSHILPLSIHLSHHLGEVPPSQDSSKNVKFSLLAPIWQHLQSAANRRDFHKMLDLVVTDDIHPKLAPVALEFRRLLGRSYFSRSNSTVQSKVGHYSLHVDSYTWASSPIRRYVDVVVQRHLHSVLHKKPIVYSSDDIEFLCRDFNKKNSQATTYEKRAHCLQMATQLKDQALQKVAFVVDIEGMNKYFKALFPLNKESLPDPQRISYRSLQLIEQPVFIEERNSIKLMWKRRVYSMQTMKEHSLREGPLCDCSVTLFSTQTWQNVLTAIRREEFETAASLLEKSKELYRRHVGRVRRSPCSHYMEVSLELSAGDVLQFQLTTDVYRGFLVPFVQLWCVMPGFDICLQHAEKPVECFSAYATLPSKDKYKHVTEYSKVWMQMSAIESASCAVDKNDSIILHDVQITWARQRTSKGQLQGSFLLNKTFLEECSIEVDFNHCYLCIRLGGLKLGSLQSDEECLSHGLQNLTLLNKDSSEGRLVVDPDTYTWVAHGVTEEFSDNAKSDRTSQHTLTFYIHSMSMTNIPVEISQASATFTVELIPKMLPDIRKEKAIWRLKHASELAKSIALGHEPPKKETVSKILQQKCFDLPGSHRKLNQSQNQAILNALRKPFTLIQGPPGTGKTIVGTHIVYWFHKLNDDTVKEQTLSPEEKPKGQKCILYCGPSRKSVDVVAEMLLKMKNLKPLRVYGEAVEAMEFPYPGSNRHFSRKALRDAKPKRELSEIILHHRIRRPPNPFCQYICNFDARMRRGEQITEEETRKYKNQLSAARMFELEAHDVILCTCSAASATSLEQLNVKQIIIDECAMSTEPETLIPLVSHPRAEKVVLLGDHKQLRPVVKNDLCKSLGMETSLFERYRNQAWMLDTQYRMHKSICEFPSQEFYETRLKTCPQPHHKRSVFHHKNNNCCPIIFGHMEGKEQSLMISTEEGNENSKANLEEVMQAVRIAKQLTLDGTIQPESIAILSPYSAQVSEIGKSLQKEGISGVTTCTINNSQGSEWRYVILSTVRSCPRSEIDRKPTKSWQKKYLGFVTDPNQVNVGITRAQEGLCIIGNRYLLECNPLWKKLLQHYRQHNCVTAAQGILVSKVSAFRR; encoded by the exons ATGCCGACGGCAAACGGCCCGGCGGTGCCGCTGggcagcctccagcagcagctggagctgcgCCTGGTCTGCTCCAAGTGCAGCATCAAGGAGAACGAGATCACTTACCAGCTGCGAGAGGTGGAGCACAGGTGCATGTATGAGATCCTCCTGGCTCGCTGCCACAGCCGCCGGAGCTCAGCCTGGAGGAAGGTGTCCAGGCGGCCGGGCTTCCCCAACCCGGCCCGCTACGCCGTCTGCCGGTACTACACagcggggctgggctgcagcaggcacaagAGCCAGTGCACCTTCGCCTGGAGCTCGGAGGAGGCCATAGTCTGGAACTTTgagagggagcagcagctggagcggcgccagctgaaggcagcagtgctgcaggagcagctggagggtCACCCCGCCACCACCCCCAACCCCACGGCCAGCGCCGCCAGCGAGATCGCCAGCGAGTTCGGGGGGCAGTTCCAGGAGATCTGCAAGCATTGCTTCTTTGGCTGCCCCCAGCGGATCTCAGTGGGCGGCCAGGGGCGGCTCTGCAAGTCCCACCGGACCTGGGACCCCCTCCTGGTGCACGTGGTGTCAGACAGCCGGAGGAAGCAGCAGTACTCTGCCATCCGGCCCTTCCCCGAGTTCATGCCAACCCTCAGCTACTGCAGGTTCGTCTCCAAGGGCCAGCCCTGCAAGCACGGCCCGCAGCGCTGCCGGTACGCACACAGCGACGTGGAGATGGCCATCTGGGAGGCCGAAAGGGAGCATGGCCTGGTTCGCTCTGACCTGCTGCCGGCCGTGGGGACCAGCAGCACCAATGGCGAGCTGGTGGCATCCACGCCGATGCAATTCTACTGCCGGGTCTGCCTGGTGACCTTCAGCTCGCAGGAGAGCTTCGAGAGCCACTGCGCCTCCGTGGAGCACGTGCAGATGCTCTCGGATGACAGCTCTGTCCAGTGGGTACACCGCACGCCGCCGCTCGGGCTGACCAAGTTCTCGCTGTGTAGCAG AGCAGAGGTGTGTGAGATGGGGAACAGCTGCACCAAGGCTCATTCccctgaggagctgcaggagtGGATCCAGAGGGTGAAGGttgctgtgaagaaaaagaagcaagcgCTGAAGGAAGGGCTCTTGTCGTACCAGGACCGGCTCATCGCTGAGTATCAGATGTGCTCCAATGAGGTGTTGATT ATGGCTGAGCACGTTGAGGGTGTCAGAGTTGTGTGTAAGCAGCCCCTGCACGTGCAGTCGGAGGACAGGAAGATGAAATACTGCTGGAAGTTCAAGGTCCACTCCCAG ATGCCTCTGCAGCACGTGGCGCTACTGAAGCGGGAACCTGGAGTCAACTTCTACCTCTCGGGGAATGGGCTTTCCCGGGGCCTCCACTACATTCGGGGGGAGCACGTGGCCACCCTGGCCTCCTCCCCACCCGCCGCGCTGGTGGAGGTCTGCATGGAGTGCTGCACGCTGGGCATCTTCGAGCAGTGGGTGGTCTTTGACTTTGGCAAACGCCCTGTCCTCATGCAGAAGATCAAGGTGAAGGTGGGCCGGCGGGAGACCCCCCAGCACATCCCCAGTAGCAGGGAGAGCAGCCGCCCCGTCAACTTTGTGCGGTGGGATAGAGGTAACCGGATCATTGTTCCCAGCGTGCCAAGGACTGGTGAAGACATGGCTCTGCTGGCTAAGTACAAACCTCCTGCTCTTGCGCTGGACTACCAAAGTGAGGGTGGTGCCACTGTTCCCATCACCCGCCTCAACTATCGCGAGAGGATGCACAGATTCCTTTTCCGTGAGGAAGAAGCTGAACAGGCCCTGGTTGCCAA ACTCAACCTGCGGGTCCTCATCATGCTGACCCCCATGCTGCAAAGCCTCTCTGTGGGGATGAAGTTTGCCCTCTCTGGTGAGCTGTTTGCTGAAGTGCCTACCCCTTATAACCTCTCGCCGGACACAGATGAGGGGTACCTGCTGAGCAGGTCTGTGCCCACCGCTTTCCTGGCACTTGACCCACCTGTAGACAATCGGGTATATGAGGTTAGTGTGGAGCATAAAGCCACCACAGAGAAGACCATCTGGCTACAGATACCAAAGAGATGCTGCTTAGAGTTGAAATTCAAGCCAAACACCTCCCACAAGGTGGAGATCCAGTTCCAAATCGACCAGCTGCTGTTCCGGCAGTGGCATCAGGCTGTGGACCGCCTGTTGGATGAGAAGCTGGTCCTACCAGATGTTGCCAGTTGCTCTGTCCCCTACTCTCTTGGATCACCACAGAAAGGGAACAGCAAGCAGAAACTAGCCATCTCCTTCATCACGGGCCAGGCAACCACCAGCCGGCAGGTCCCACCTCTTCTCATCTACGGGCCCTTCGGCACCGGGAAGACGTTCACCTTGGCCATGGCCACCATGGAGATCCTCAGACAGCCCAAAACACGGGTGCTGATCTGCACTCACACTAACAG TGCTGCTGACATCTATATCCGGGAGTATTTCCATAACTACGTAACCAACGGGCATCCGTGGGCTGTTCCCTTGAGGATTATATCCACAGACCGTCCCATCAACCTGACGGACTCCATCACTCAGATGTATTGCTGCATCTCACCAGACCAGCGCTCCTTCCGCCACCCCACGCAGGTGGAGATCGACAGGCACCGCATCATTATTACCACCTCCATGTTATCCAAGAACTTGAAAGTTGCCCCTGGTTACTTCACCCACATCATGATCGATGAGGCTGCTCAGATGCTGGAGTGCGAGGCTTTGGTTCCACTCTCCTACGCCACTTTTGAGACCCGGATTGTCCTCGCTGGGGACCACATGCAGATAACCCCAAAGCTGTTCTGTGTTGAGGATGGACAATCTGCTGATCACACCCTGTTAAACCGACTCTTTCAGTTCTACCAGAAAGAGAAGCACGAAGTGGCCATGAAAAGCAGGATCATCTTCAACGAGAATTATCGTTCCACGGCGGGCATAATTGAGTTTGTCTCCAAGCACTTTTACATCGGCAAAGGCAATGCTATCCAAGCCAGCGGGAacatcccaccccatcccgAAATCTACCCGCTCGTGTTCTGCCACGTGTCTGGCGTGGCTGAAAGGGATATGTCCATGATTTCTTGGCACAATGCCTCTGAGATAATACAAGTGGTTGAGAAAGTGAAGGAGATCTATCAGAGGTGGCCAGATGAGTGGGGTGTCCGAGATCTGAAGAGGATCTGCGTGGTCTCCCATGGGATGCAG GTTTCTGCAACAAGACAAGAGCTGAGGAAAAAGCAACTGCAAGAAGTGGTGGTAGAAAACTATGAAAACTTGCCAG GGCGGGAATTCCGGGTCATCATCATCAGCACAGTCCACACCAGTGAAAGCCTGCGCCTCTCAGCCTCCCACCACCTCGAGTTCTTCAACGAAGCCAGAGTGCTCAACACCATCATGACCCGGGCTCAGTCACTGGTTGTTGTGGTGGGGGATGCCGTCGCCTTGTGCTCCCATGGCCAGTGCAGCAAGGTGTGGAAGCGCTTTATCCAGCAGTGCATTGAGAAGGGGAGCATCTTCCCGGAGAACCTGACGATGGCTCAGATAAAACAGGCTGCATGTGACAAAGAGAGCTGGAGCAAGAGGAGCCCAGAGGGCGATGAGGAGGACAGTGACACGGATTCCTGGAGCTCTGAGGCTGAGAGCATGAATCCCGATGATCCCATCCTCCAGGAGCTCTTAGATGAGAGCAAGAACGTGCTGGTGACGGTGTCTGAAGAAGGGCTGCTGAACGTGAAGTCTGAGGCTTCAAACCTGTGGAAAGACAGGCAGGAATACGTCAGCTTCTCTTCTCGGATGATGCAGGAGTATCTGCACATGCACCCTAAAATGTACAAGAGATGCGAGCTGATCAAAGAAGGGTTTGACAGAGCTTCTGCCTTCACCCTCAACGACTCCCCTGCGATGACCATTCAGATCAAAGGCAGAGTTCACTGCGGGACAGCCTTCACGGGGGACGAGGTGCTCGTGGAAATCCTGCAGAACATCACGGCTGACAGCGGCAGCCACCGCCCTCAGGGGAAGGTGGTGGGCATCTTAAAGCGCGCAGAGAGAGAATGGACCTTCATCTGCATGATGGATGAATTTGATCCCCGGGTGATGATACCCATCGATCCCACTGTCACCAAAATATTCGTCCCAGGGCTGAAGGAGAAACCCAACGTCATTCCCATCCGCAGGCTTGTCAATGGGAAGTACAGAGTGATCAGCTGTGAGAAGATCAGCCAGGAGATGAGGAGATGCCAGTTATTCTGCGTCCAGGTTATCTCCTGGCGGGAAGGGTTTTACTACCCTTTGGGAATAATAACGGAGATTCTGCATGCAGCGTTGACGTTGGAAGAAGGCTTAAAGATCCTCAACTTGGAGTACAGTTTGGAGAAGAAATACCCATCTGCTGTCACCAAGGAGTTGGCCAAATATGCCTCGAGCAGCAAACTAAATTTCACCAAGGAAAACCTGAAGGACTGTCGGAAATACCTGACCTTCACTGTCGACCCCAAAGGTGCCAGGGATTTGGATGATGCTGTCAGTGTTAGGGATCTCGGGCATCACTATGAGATTGGGATCCACATTGCAGACGTGGCTGCCATCATTCCCAAGGGCAGTGCCTTGGACCTGGAAGCAAAGAAGCGGGGTGTCACCTACTATGCTCCCAGCCAGGAGCCTCTGAGCATGTTCCCACCCCACATTAGCCAAGATgtctgcagcctcctgccacaGAAAGATCGGCGTGTGATCTCCTTATTTGTCACGGTAGAAAAGACAACGGATCGGATGTTAAAGGGAGTCTTCACCATCTCTGTGATCTGCTCGGACAGGCAGCTGTCCTATGAAGAGGCAGAGCTCTGCATTAAGAGCCACTACAGAGGAGCGTCAGAGCCCCTGCGTTTCGATACCCTGGAGGACTGCATAGCTGTGGCTTATCACTTCTCCAGGATCCATCGGAAGTTTCGGCTGCAGGAGGACTGTTTCTATGACCGGCTGGATGAGGAAAGCTCCCCAGGTAACAGGGGGTCCCATCAGATGATAGAGGAGTTAATGATTATGTTCAACAGTTTTGTGGCTGAGTTCCTCACCAACCAGGAGGACACGAGAAATGCCACTCCTCTCCGGTGTCAGTGTGAGCCGAACCCTCAACAGTTATCACTCATGAAAAACAAGTACAGCCACATCCTTCCTTTGTCCATCCATCTCTCGCACCACCTGGGAGAAGTGCCTCCCAGCCAAGACTCCtctaaaaatgtgaaattcagTCTCCTGGCCCCCATCTGGCAGCACCTGCAGTCAGCTGCTAATCGGCGTGACTTCCACAAGATGCTAGACCTTGTCGTTACTGATGACATCCACCCGAAGCTGGCCCCCGTGGCCCTGGAGTTCAGGAGGCTACTTGGCCGCTCCTATTTCAGTCGCTCCAACTCCACTGTCCAGTCAAAAGTGGGCCATTACTCCCTGCACGTTGACTCGTACACCTGGGCTTCCTCTCCCATCCGCCGGTACGTGGATGTTGTGGTCCAGCGGCACCTTCATTCTGTGCTCCACAAGAAGCCCATCGTCTATTCTTCGGATGACATTGAGTTTCTCTGTCGTGACTTCAACAAGAAGAATTCCCAGGCAACGACGTATGAGAAGAGAGCCCACTGCCTGCAGATGGCCACCCAGCTGAAGGACCAAGCCCTGCAGAAGGTCGCCTTTGTAGTGGATATTGAAGGGATGAACAAGTATTTTAAAGCCCTGTTTCCACTGAACAAGGAGAGTCTTCCAGATCCCCAGAGAATTAGCTACAGGTCTCTTCAGCTGATAGAGCAGCCCGTGTTCATCGAGGAGCGGAACAGCATCAAGCTCATGTGGAAGAGGAGGGTGTACTCCATGCAGACGATGAAGGAGCACAGCCTGCGGGAAGGACCTCTCTGCGACTGCAGCGTCACCCTCTTCAGCACCCAGACTTGGCAAAACGTGCTCACGGCCATCAGGAGAGAGGAGTTTGAGACCGCTGCCTCGCTCCTGGAGAAGAGCAAGGAGCTGTACCGGCGGCACGTGGGCCGGGTCAGGAGGAGCCCATGCTCACACTACATGGAGGTGTCCCTGGAGCTCAGCGCCGGCGATGTGCTGCAGTTCCAGCTCACCACCGATGTCTACCGGGGCTTCCTGGTGCCCTTTGTGCAGCTGTGGTGCGTGATGCCAGGCTTCGACATCTGCCTGCAGCACGCAGAAAAGCCCGTTGAATGCTTCTCTGCCTACGCCACCCTGCCATCCAAAGACAAGTACAAGCACGTAACGGAGTACAGCAAGGTGTGGATGCAGATGAGCGCCATAGAGTCTGCTTCGTGTGCGGTGGACAAAAATGACTCGATTATCCTCCATGATGTGCAGATAACCTGGGCGAGGCAAAGGACAAGCAAAGGACAGCTGCAAGGCAGTTTTCTCCTAAACAAAACGTTTTTGGAGGAGTGCTCTATTGAAGTGGACTTCAACCACTGTTACTTGTGCATTCGCTTGGGTGGGCTGAAGCTTGGGAGCCTTCAAAGCGATGAGGAATGCCTTAGCCATGGCCTCCAGAATCTGACTCTTCTTAACAAGGACAGCTCGGAAGGCAGACTTGTGGTTGATCCAGATACCTACACCTGGGTGGCTCACGGGGTCACCGAAGAGTTCAGCGACAACGCCAAGTCAGACAGGACTAGTCAGCACACTCTGACCTTTTACATTCACTCTATGTCTATGACGAACATCCCTGTGGAAATCTCACAGGCGTCTGCCACGTTCACAGTGGAGCTCATACCAAAGATGCTGCCAGATAT aCGGAAAGAAAAGGCAATCTGGAGGCTCAAGCATGCCTCTGAGCTTGCTAAAAGCATTGCCCTTGGCCATGAACCTCCTAAAAAAG AGACAGTGTCCAAAATCCTGCAGCAAAAATGCTTTGATCTCCCTGGCAGCCACAGGAAGCTTAACCAGAGTCAGAACCAGGCTATTCTAAATGCTCTGAGAAAACCCTTCACGCTCATCCAAGGCCCACCAG GCACAGGGAAAACCATTGTTGGAACTCACATCGTCTACTGGTTCCATAAGCTGAATGACGATACCGTCAAGGAGCAAACACTTTCCCCTGAAGAAAAGCCCAAGGGGCAAAAGTGCATCTTGTACTGTGGCCCATCCAGGAAGTCTGTTGATGTTGTTGCTG AGATGCTGCTGAAGATGAAGAACCTGAAACCGCTGAGGGTGTATGGGGAGGCCGTTGAGGCAATGGAATTCCCGTACCCGGGGAGCAACCGGCACTTCTCCCGCAAAGCCTTGCGGGATGCAAAACCAAAGCGTGAGCTCAG CGAAATAATCCTGCATCATCGCATCCGGCGGCCACCCAACCCTTTCTGTCAGTATATCTGTAACTTTGACGCTCGGAtgaggagaggagagcagataacagaagaagaaacaaggaa GTACAAAAATCAGTTGTCGGCTGCTCGTATGTTTGAACTGGAGGCCCATGATGTCATCCTGTGCACGTGCTCTGCTGCATCGGCCACCTCCCTGGAGCAGCTCAATGTCAAGCAGATAATCATTGATGAGTGTGCCATGTCCACAGAACCCGAGACCCTCATCCCCTTGGTCAGCCACCCCCGTGCAGAGAAG GTTGTTTTGCTTGGGGATCACAAACAGCTGCGGCCTGTGGTCAAAAATGACCTCTGCAAGAGTCTTGGCATGGAGACATCCCTTTTTGAGCGCTACCGGAATCAGGCGTGGATGCTGGATACACAATACCGCATG CACAAAAGCATTTGTGAGTTCCCGTCGCAGGAGTTTTATGAAACGCGGCTGAAAACATGCCCCCAGCCTCATCATAAACGCAGTGTCTTCCACCACAAAAATAACAACTGCTGCCCGATCATCTTTGGGCACatggaagggaaggagcagagcctCATGATTTCTACTGAGGAAGGAAATGAGAACTCCAAAGCCAACCTAGAAGAAGTGATGCAGGCG GTGAGGATCGCGAAGCAGCTGACACTAGATGGCACCATCCAGCCGGAGAGCATCGCCATCCTGAGCCCCTACAGCGCCCAGGTGTCTGAGATCGGCAAGAGCCTTCAGAAGGAGGGCATCAGCGGAGTGACCACCTGCACCATCAACAACAGCCAAG GAAGTGAGTGGAGATACGTGATCCTGTCGACTGTACGCTCCTGCCCCCGATCAGAGATCGATAGAAAGCCCACCAAGAGCTGGCAGAAGAAGTACCTGGGGTTCGTTACCGACCCAAACCAGGTCAACGTCGGCATCACGCGCGCTCAGGAAGGACTCTGCATTATAG GGAACCGGTACCTCCTGGAGTGCAACCCGTTGTGGAAGAAACTGCTCCAGCATTACAGACAGCACAACTGCgtcactgcagcccaggggaTTCTCGTCAGCAAGGTTTCAGCCTTCCGCCGATGA